A single window of Rubripirellula lacrimiformis DNA harbors:
- a CDS encoding FliO/MopB family protein: protein MFAQIRWYSIAGIIFAAANLATGAVAQETTHPSVYARGPVTSEVATTGAGTLGPATPSSLASGSIAQVSHLDHPESDSIVTASASRSQFPTFNAKPQSADTADQPAKAKQNQFAIPAVTVTSSLAVVLGLFAAMIWLTRKFGSRSIAPGAIPNEVMEHLGSSAIDARTRLTMIRLGGRILVLSQTASEVRPLSEITDPEEVRRLTAACLGDSKRNFASTLQSIEKERPSTGFAGNPADHPGAEAPRPRGRLFASA, encoded by the coding sequence ATGTTTGCCCAAATTCGCTGGTACTCGATCGCCGGCATCATCTTTGCCGCCGCGAACCTCGCCACCGGCGCGGTTGCCCAAGAAACCACACACCCATCGGTCTACGCGCGTGGCCCGGTAACGTCCGAGGTGGCAACGACTGGGGCAGGCACATTGGGTCCGGCAACACCCAGCTCGCTGGCATCGGGTTCCATTGCCCAGGTTTCGCATCTGGATCATCCCGAATCGGATTCGATCGTGACCGCCTCGGCGTCGCGATCCCAGTTTCCGACATTCAACGCCAAGCCGCAGTCTGCCGACACCGCTGACCAACCGGCGAAAGCCAAGCAGAATCAATTTGCCATTCCCGCCGTGACCGTCACATCCAGCCTGGCAGTGGTGCTGGGGTTGTTTGCGGCGATGATCTGGCTGACTCGGAAATTTGGATCCCGATCGATCGCTCCCGGCGCGATCCCCAACGAAGTGATGGAACACTTGGGGAGTTCCGCGATCGACGCGAGGACTCGCCTGACCATGATCCGCTTAGGCGGCCGCATTCTGGTGCTTTCCCAGACCGCATCCGAGGTCCGTCCGCTGTCCGAGATCACTGACCCCGAAGAAGTCCGCCGGCTAACCGCCGCCTGCCTGGGTGATTCCAAACGCAATTTTGCGTCGACTCTGCAAAGTATCGAAAAGGAACGACCGTCGACGGGTTTCGCTGGGAATCCCGCCGATCATCCCGGCGCCGAAGCACCACGTCCGCGCGGACGTTTGTTCGCCAGCGCTTAG